In the genome of Flavobacterium panacagri, one region contains:
- the menA gene encoding 1,4-dihydroxy-2-naphthoate octaprenyltransferase produces MKHWIEAARLRTLPLSVSGIIVGSIYALSNPTETINTPTEVFSWKIFGFALLTTLGLQVLSNFANDYGDGVKGTDNADRVGPQRAIQSGVITPQAMKKAIIITSILTLLVAIILIYFAFGKDNFGYSIFFLLLGIAAIVAAIKYTVGNAAYGYRGFGDVFVFIFFGLVSTLGVNFLYAKEVDPLLILPAISIGLLSVGVLNLNNMRDQESDKKAGKNTIVVQIGAANAKVYHYTLIITAMLLVVIFAILSDYNFDQYLFLLAYIPLTKHLITVYKNQDPKLLDPELKKLALSTFLLSILLTVCMISLISDIIVNLFLGGR; encoded by the coding sequence ATGAAACATTGGATTGAAGCCGCAAGATTGCGCACATTACCTTTATCAGTTTCTGGAATTATAGTTGGAAGTATTTATGCTTTATCAAATCCAACAGAAACTATTAATACACCAACTGAAGTATTCAGCTGGAAGATTTTTGGTTTCGCACTTTTAACAACATTAGGTTTACAGGTTTTATCCAATTTTGCCAATGATTATGGTGATGGAGTAAAAGGTACCGATAACGCAGATCGAGTAGGCCCACAACGTGCTATTCAGAGTGGTGTAATTACGCCGCAGGCAATGAAAAAGGCCATTATAATTACTTCTATCTTAACTTTATTAGTTGCAATAATCTTGATTTATTTTGCCTTTGGTAAAGATAATTTTGGCTATTCAATTTTCTTTTTATTACTAGGAATTGCTGCGATTGTTGCCGCAATAAAATATACTGTAGGTAATGCTGCTTATGGTTACAGAGGATTTGGAGATGTATTCGTATTTATTTTCTTCGGATTAGTAAGTACTTTAGGAGTAAACTTTTTATATGCTAAAGAAGTAGATCCGCTTTTAATTCTTCCAGCCATTTCAATTGGTTTATTGAGTGTAGGAGTTTTGAATTTAAATAATATGCGCGATCAGGAATCAGATAAAAAAGCAGGAAAAAATACTATTGTAGTACAAATTGGCGCTGCAAACGCAAAAGTGTATCATTATACTTTAATTATTACTGCAATGCTTTTGGTTGTAATTTTTGCTATTCTAAGTGATTATAACTTTGACCAATATTTGTTTTTACTGGCATATATTCCTTTAACTAAACATTTAATTACAGTTTATAAAAATCAGGATCCTAAACTGTTAGATCCAGAATTAAAAAAATTAGCATTAAGTACTTTTTTACTTTCTATTTTATTGACAGTTTGCATGATTTCTTTGATTTCAGACATTATTGTAAACTTGTTTTTAGGAGGAAGATAA
- a CDS encoding 1,4-dihydroxy-2-naphthoyl-CoA synthase gives MDWITAREFEDITYKKCNGVARIAFNRPNVRNAFRPKTTSELYQAFYDAQEDTSIGVVLLSAEGPSTKDGIYSFCSGGDQNARGHQGYVGDDGQHRLNILEVQRLIRFMPKVVIAVVPGWAVGGGHSLHVVCDMTLASKEHAIFKQTDADVTSFDGGYGSAYLAKMVGQKKAREIFFLGRNYSAQEAFEMGMVNAVIPHDELEATAYEWAQEILQKSPTSIKMLKFAMNLTDDGMVGQQVFAGEATRLAYMTEEAKEGRNAFLEKRKPNFGENKWLP, from the coding sequence ATGGATTGGATTACAGCCAGAGAATTTGAAGATATAACTTATAAAAAATGCAACGGAGTAGCGAGAATAGCCTTTAACAGACCAAATGTTAGAAATGCTTTTCGTCCTAAAACCACTTCAGAATTATACCAAGCTTTTTATGATGCACAAGAAGACACTTCGATTGGAGTGGTTTTACTTTCTGCTGAGGGACCTTCAACAAAAGATGGAATTTATTCTTTCTGCAGCGGTGGGGATCAGAACGCACGTGGACATCAAGGCTATGTTGGTGACGACGGACAGCATCGTTTAAATATACTAGAAGTACAGCGTTTAATTCGTTTTATGCCAAAAGTGGTAATTGCTGTTGTTCCCGGATGGGCGGTTGGCGGCGGACATAGTTTGCACGTAGTTTGCGACATGACACTTGCAAGTAAAGAACACGCTATTTTCAAACAAACAGATGCTGATGTAACAAGTTTTGATGGGGGTTATGGATCTGCTTATTTAGCTAAAATGGTTGGACAGAAAAAAGCTCGAGAAATTTTCTTTTTAGGAAGAAATTATTCTGCTCAAGAAGCTTTTGAAATGGGAATGGTAAATGCTGTAATTCCTCATGATGAATTGGAAGCGACTGCATACGAATGGGCCCAGGAAATTCTTCAGAAATCTCCAACTTCTATTAAAATGCTGAAATTCGCCATGAACTTAACAGACGACGGAATGGTTGGACAGCAGGTTTTTGCTGGTGAAGCAACTCGTTTGGCATACATGACCGAAGAAGCCAAAGAAGGAAGAAATGCTTTCTTAGAAAAAAGAAAACCAAATTTCGGAGAAAATAAATGGTTGCCATAA
- a CDS encoding CvfB family protein, whose product MLEIGKYNTLTILRDTKVGLFLGDPENDPEGVHDVLLPNKYVPKEFEIGEELIVFVYLDHEQRPVATTLVPYILLNEFALLRVNYINNVGAFMDWGMEKDILVPFKEQARPMEKGKRYLVYLYMDKQTNRLVASSKTNQFLSNDDLTVEKGEEVDLIVSHITDMGINVIINERHKGLLYKDEVYDDSIRTGQRLRGYIKNIRPDNKIDVALQAQGFESVEPNAEKILSELRASRGFLRLNDNSHPEDIKTVLKMSKKSFKKAIGTLYKERLIEIKEDGIYLIN is encoded by the coding sequence ATGTTAGAAATAGGAAAATACAATACTCTTACTATATTACGTGATACTAAAGTTGGTTTGTTTTTAGGTGATCCTGAAAACGATCCCGAAGGTGTTCATGATGTTTTATTGCCAAATAAATATGTTCCAAAAGAGTTTGAAATAGGAGAAGAATTAATCGTTTTTGTTTATCTGGATCACGAACAGCGCCCAGTTGCAACAACTTTAGTTCCTTATATTTTATTGAATGAATTTGCTCTTTTACGTGTCAATTACATTAATAATGTTGGTGCTTTTATGGATTGGGGAATGGAAAAAGATATTCTTGTTCCATTCAAAGAACAAGCTCGTCCAATGGAAAAAGGAAAACGTTATTTGGTTTATTTATACATGGATAAACAAACCAATCGTTTGGTTGCCTCTAGTAAAACCAATCAGTTCTTAAGCAATGATGATTTGACTGTAGAAAAAGGCGAGGAAGTAGATTTAATCGTTTCTCATATTACTGATATGGGAATCAATGTAATTATAAACGAACGTCACAAAGGTCTTTTATATAAAGATGAAGTTTATGATGATTCAATTAGAACAGGTCAGAGATTACGTGGTTATATCAAAAATATTCGCCCTGATAATAAAATAGATGTTGCACTTCAAGCACAGGGATTTGAAAGTGTTGAGCCTAATGCAGAGAAAATCTTAAGCGAACTAAGAGCAAGCAGAGGATTCTTAAGGTTAAATGATAATTCGCATCCGGAAGATATCAAGACCGTTTTAAAAATGAGTAAAAAATCATTTAAAAAAGCAATTGGTACTTTATATAAAGAGAGACTTATTGAAATTAAAGAAGACGGAATTTATTTAATTAATTAA
- a CDS encoding M20/M25/M40 family metallo-hydrolase → MKKKFLYFISSFLVFTQLSLSQVAEDPEIRRMISEIKTENLQATVNKLVSFGTRHTLSDTKSKTKGMGAAQQWVKSEFDKAALESNGRLTSSIDYFTAKADGKRIPADSYIGNVMATLKGTDPTDDRVLIISGHLDSRVTDVMNAKSNAPGANDDGSGVAAIIELVKVMSKRSFPATIIFVAVTGEEQGLIGARYLAEKAKASNWNIAAMLNNDMIGNSLSSGTNLRDNTQVRVFSETIPYLETEEEAKMRKATSRDNDSPSRLLARYIKTTAEQYVDQLTVKLVYRNDRFLRGGDHTPFSQNGFTAVRLCEMNENFDHQHQDLRTENNTVYGDLPEFMDFEYLRKNTCANLAVLANLASSPKKPVNVGIEVKKLSNSSTLIWSAPENKVPYGYQILMRETASSHWEKTFFTKETQIEIPYSKDNYFFAVQSVDNLGHTSLPVFPIPIR, encoded by the coding sequence ATGAAAAAGAAATTCCTTTATTTTATTTCTTCTTTTTTAGTCTTTACTCAACTTTCACTTTCGCAAGTTGCTGAAGATCCTGAAATAAGAAGAATGATCAGCGAAATTAAAACTGAAAATCTTCAAGCAACAGTCAATAAATTAGTTTCTTTCGGTACAAGGCATACCTTAAGCGATACTAAAAGCAAAACAAAAGGAATGGGCGCAGCGCAGCAATGGGTTAAATCAGAATTTGACAAAGCTGCACTTGAATCTAACGGAAGATTAACGTCTAGTATTGATTACTTTACTGCAAAGGCCGATGGAAAAAGAATTCCAGCAGACAGTTACATCGGAAATGTTATGGCAACTCTTAAAGGAACTGATCCAACAGACGATCGAGTTCTTATTATTAGCGGTCATCTTGATTCTCGTGTTACTGATGTAATGAATGCTAAATCCAATGCTCCAGGCGCCAACGACGATGGATCTGGAGTTGCCGCTATTATTGAATTAGTAAAGGTAATGAGTAAAAGATCTTTTCCTGCTACTATTATTTTTGTTGCTGTTACAGGCGAAGAGCAAGGGCTAATTGGTGCGCGCTATCTTGCAGAAAAGGCGAAAGCTTCCAATTGGAATATCGCTGCGATGCTTAATAATGACATGATCGGAAATAGTTTGTCCAGCGGTACTAACCTGAGAGACAATACACAGGTTCGTGTTTTTAGTGAAACTATTCCCTATTTAGAAACAGAGGAAGAAGCAAAAATGCGAAAAGCCACAAGTCGTGATAATGACAGTCCATCAAGATTATTAGCACGTTATATTAAAACTACTGCAGAACAATATGTAGATCAATTAACAGTTAAACTGGTCTATAGAAATGATCGCTTTCTTCGAGGCGGTGATCATACGCCATTTAGCCAAAATGGATTTACGGCCGTTCGCTTATGTGAAATGAATGAAAATTTTGATCATCAGCATCAGGATTTAAGAACAGAAAATAATACTGTTTACGGCGATCTTCCTGAATTTATGGATTTTGAATATCTAAGAAAAAACACTTGTGCTAACTTAGCCGTTCTTGCCAATTTAGCATCATCTCCAAAAAAACCTGTGAATGTTGGAATTGAAGTAAAGAAACTTTCGAATTCTTCCACGCTCATCTGGTCTGCTCCAGAAAATAAAGTTCCATATGGTTATCAAATCTTAATGCGAGAAACAGCTTCATCACATTGGGAAAAGACTTTTTTTACAAAAGAAACTCAAATTGAAATTCCATATTCTAAAGACAATTATTTCTTTGCTGTTCAGTCAGTAGACAATTTAGGACATACTAGTCTACCAGTATTTCCGATTCCAATTCGATAA
- the menD gene encoding 2-succinyl-5-enolpyruvyl-6-hydroxy-3-cyclohexene-1-carboxylic-acid synthase, translating to MIYPKIALAQSIIEILSAKGIVNIIISPGSRNAPLTIGFAQNPNFKCYSIADERCAAFFALGIAQQTKQPTAVVCTSGSALLNYYPAFAEAFYSQIPLIVISADRPQSKIDIGDGQTIRQENVFLNHSVFNANLTEEASEENDLKINQAIETAILKKGPVHINVPFEEPLYETTEELSIQPIIAKFISDNSPKTIENSEEFVSIWKKAKRKLVLVGVNEANTIEKEIIENLASDPSIVVLTETTSNLHHPNFINSIDTLITPFDDSDFEAFNPEVLITFGGMVVSKRIKAFLRKYKPEHHWHIDTLRAYDTFGALTQHFEMQPNDFFKDLLLKTSFTESDYFESINSVYKERLEKRKEYLKEITFSDFKVFEKVIESLPKNSQLQISNSSAIRYAQLIDIDESIEVFCNRGTSGIDGSTSTAIGAAVGNSKQNVFITGDIGFLYDSNALWNAYIPKNFKIILVNNGGGGIFRILPGHQEKPVFNTYFETSHHLTAEHLSKMYDFNYVKASDVKSLEDGIKEMYQNDDNPVILEVFTPTFENDKILKQYFKELV from the coding sequence ATGATTTACCCCAAAATAGCGCTTGCACAAAGCATTATCGAAATTTTATCAGCCAAAGGCATTGTTAATATTATAATTTCTCCGGGATCAAGAAATGCTCCTTTAACAATTGGGTTTGCTCAAAATCCTAATTTTAAATGTTACAGCATCGCAGACGAACGATGCGCGGCTTTTTTTGCGTTGGGAATTGCACAGCAAACCAAACAGCCGACAGCTGTGGTTTGTACTTCAGGATCAGCCTTATTGAATTATTATCCAGCTTTCGCGGAAGCATTTTACAGCCAGATTCCGTTAATTGTTATTTCTGCTGATCGTCCCCAGAGTAAAATTGATATTGGTGATGGTCAAACAATTCGTCAGGAAAATGTTTTTTTGAATCATTCGGTTTTCAATGCTAATCTTACAGAAGAAGCTTCAGAAGAAAATGATCTAAAAATTAATCAAGCTATTGAAACGGCTATTCTAAAAAAAGGCCCAGTTCATATTAACGTACCTTTTGAAGAGCCTTTATACGAAACTACAGAAGAACTTTCGATTCAACCAATAATTGCCAAATTCATTTCAGATAATAGTCCAAAAACTATAGAAAACAGCGAGGAGTTTGTTTCTATTTGGAAAAAAGCAAAACGAAAATTAGTTCTCGTTGGAGTTAATGAAGCCAATACAATTGAAAAAGAAATTATCGAAAATTTAGCTTCTGATCCTTCGATTGTTGTTCTTACTGAAACAACTTCTAATTTGCATCATCCAAATTTCATTAATAGTATTGATACTTTAATTACGCCATTTGATGATTCTGATTTTGAAGCATTTAATCCAGAAGTTTTAATCACTTTTGGAGGAATGGTTGTCTCTAAGAGAATCAAAGCTTTTTTACGAAAATACAAACCGGAACATCATTGGCATATTGATACTTTACGAGCTTATGATACCTTTGGCGCACTGACCCAGCATTTTGAAATGCAGCCAAATGATTTCTTTAAAGATTTACTTTTAAAAACATCTTTTACAGAAAGTGATTATTTTGAAAGTATCAATTCTGTTTACAAAGAAAGACTCGAAAAAAGAAAAGAATATCTAAAAGAAATTACTTTTTCTGACTTTAAAGTTTTCGAGAAAGTAATTGAATCACTTCCTAAAAACAGCCAGCTTCAGATCAGTAACAGTTCAGCGATTCGTTACGCTCAGTTAATAGATATTGATGAATCGATAGAGGTTTTCTGCAACAGAGGAACCAGCGGAATAGACGGAAGTACTTCAACGGCAATTGGTGCAGCAGTCGGTAATTCAAAACAAAATGTATTTATTACTGGCGATATTGGATTTCTGTATGACAGTAATGCGCTTTGGAATGCCTATATTCCTAAAAACTTTAAAATTATTTTAGTGAATAATGGAGGAGGAGGAATATTCAGGATTCTTCCTGGACATCAAGAAAAACCTGTATTTAATACTTATTTTGAAACGTCACATCATTTAACAGCAGAACATTTGTCCAAAATGTATGACTTTAATTATGTAAAAGCTTCCGATGTAAAATCATTAGAAGACGGTATTAAGGAAATGTATCAAAATGATGATAATCCAGTTATTTTAGAAGTTTTTACACCAACATTTGAAAATGATAAAATCCTGAAACAATATTTTAAAGAATTAGTTTAA
- a CDS encoding thioredoxin family protein, giving the protein MRFFLLLFLAVTFQTISSQNQFVPVDIPYKTALETAKKEGKPLFVMLYADWCPHCNLMKTEVLSDPTVIDFLNKNFVCTYKNIEKEEGIALKTKFTTKSLPTFLFLDANETLIYALKGEMKKADFLNELRYSLNPKMQLPYLEKEFMADPSNSDKYFTYLNTLKKGKDRTELSPATHTYLNTQSDAQLVSELNWRVIANGVTDIKSREFQYVLKHQKEFAAVASQTRIDRKIESIVNELLRPLVDNLDTVNYYKQREIAKSIRLQKTDSLVFKFDLTLAERTEKWDFYKKVTLEDTEKLAWKDASFLKEIGNTYFKHINDTESLKKAIFWVNHSLELNDSYDGNLLEAKLYNKIKDKKKALEYAKEAKAIAKEMGWDSKDVDALLAELNKK; this is encoded by the coding sequence ATGCGTTTCTTTTTACTACTTTTTTTAGCCGTTACTTTTCAAACCATAAGTTCTCAAAATCAATTTGTTCCTGTTGACATTCCATATAAAACAGCGTTGGAAACTGCTAAAAAAGAAGGAAAACCGCTTTTTGTTATGCTCTATGCAGATTGGTGTCCGCATTGTAATTTGATGAAAACGGAAGTTTTAAGCGACCCTACTGTAATTGATTTTCTAAATAAAAACTTCGTATGTACTTATAAAAATATTGAAAAAGAAGAAGGAATCGCTTTAAAGACTAAATTCACTACCAAGTCGCTTCCTACTTTTTTGTTTCTTGATGCCAATGAAACCTTGATTTACGCCTTAAAAGGAGAAATGAAAAAAGCAGATTTTCTAAATGAACTTCGATATTCATTGAATCCTAAAATGCAGTTGCCTTATTTAGAAAAAGAATTTATGGCTGATCCAAGTAATTCAGATAAATATTTCACTTATTTGAACACTTTAAAGAAAGGAAAAGACAGAACGGAATTGTCTCCGGCAACACATACATATTTAAACACGCAATCCGATGCTCAATTGGTTAGTGAATTAAACTGGAGAGTGATTGCAAACGGTGTTACAGATATTAAATCCAGAGAATTCCAGTATGTTTTAAAACATCAAAAAGAATTTGCTGCTGTTGCTTCGCAAACTAGAATTGACAGAAAGATTGAAAGTATTGTAAATGAACTGTTGCGTCCATTGGTTGACAATTTAGATACTGTGAACTATTACAAACAAAGAGAAATAGCAAAATCAATTCGTTTACAGAAAACAGATTCGCTGGTTTTTAAATTTGATTTAACTTTGGCAGAAAGAACTGAAAAATGGGATTTTTATAAAAAAGTTACTCTTGAAGATACTGAGAAATTAGCTTGGAAAGATGCGAGCTTTCTTAAAGAAATTGGGAATACTTATTTCAAACATATTAATGATACAGAAAGCTTGAAAAAAGCTATTTTTTGGGTAAATCATTCTTTGGAATTAAATGATTCGTATGACGGAAATTTACTCGAAGCCAAACTGTATAACAAAATAAAAGACAAAAAGAAAGCTTTAGAATATGCTAAAGAAGCCAAAGCCATTGCAAAAGAAATGGGCTGGGATTCTAAAGATGTTGACGCTTTACTGGCTGAACTAAACAAAAAATAA
- a CDS encoding GNAT family N-acetyltransferase, with product MSIILRPATENDLQKILEIVNHSILHTTANYSYEIQTLEVQQKWFENKKAKNLPVVVADLDGEVVGFGSYGQFREKIGYQYTVEHSVYVVDNIIGKGIGSKLLTELIRLAKEQGYHVMIGAIDADNAGSIAFHEKFGFVATGTIREVGYKFDHWLDLVFMQLILV from the coding sequence ATGAGTATCATTTTAAGACCAGCAACTGAAAACGATTTACAAAAAATTCTAGAAATAGTAAATCATTCCATCTTACATACAACAGCCAATTACAGCTATGAAATTCAGACTTTAGAAGTACAGCAAAAATGGTTTGAAAATAAAAAAGCTAAAAATCTTCCGGTTGTGGTTGCAGACTTAGATGGTGAAGTAGTTGGTTTTGGAAGTTATGGACAATTTCGCGAAAAAATCGGTTATCAGTATACTGTAGAACATTCGGTTTATGTGGTAGATAATATAATTGGAAAAGGAATTGGTTCTAAACTTTTAACTGAGTTAATTCGACTAGCAAAAGAACAAGGTTATCACGTTATGATTGGTGCCATTGATGCCGATAATGCTGGAAGTATTGCTTTTCATGAAAAATTTGGTTTTGTAGCAACGGGAACCATTCGTGAAGTTGGCTACAAATTTGATCACTGGCTGGATTTGGTTTTCATGCAGTTGATTTTGGTTTAA
- a CDS encoding glutathione peroxidase — protein MKNIAILVCSALFMMASQVQAQTSHKPKKEIMAKENIYQFKVEDLSGDTFDFASLKGKKIMIVNTASKCGLTPQYKDLEAIYKEYKDKGFVIVGFPANNFASQEPGTAKEIESFCQQNYGVTFPMMNKVSVKGSDMCEVYKFLTQKSKNGLQDSEVEWNFQKYLINEKGELVKVIKPRTLPTDPEVINWIKS, from the coding sequence ATGAAAAATATAGCAATTTTAGTTTGCAGTGCATTATTTATGATGGCCTCGCAAGTTCAGGCTCAAACGAGCCATAAACCTAAAAAAGAAATTATGGCAAAAGAAAACATTTATCAATTTAAAGTTGAAGATTTATCAGGAGATACTTTTGATTTTGCGTCTTTAAAAGGCAAAAAAATCATGATTGTAAATACGGCTTCAAAATGTGGTTTAACACCTCAGTACAAAGATTTGGAAGCTATTTACAAAGAATATAAAGATAAAGGTTTCGTAATTGTAGGTTTTCCGGCCAATAATTTTGCTTCTCAAGAGCCTGGAACAGCAAAAGAAATTGAAAGTTTCTGCCAGCAAAACTACGGTGTAACTTTCCCGATGATGAACAAAGTTTCAGTTAAAGGAAGCGATATGTGTGAGGTTTATAAATTCCTAACTCAGAAATCTAAAAATGGTTTACAAGATTCTGAAGTGGAATGGAATTTCCAGAAATACCTAATTAATGAAAAAGGAGAGTTAGTTAAAGTAATTAAACCAAGAACTTTACCAACAGATCCAGAAGTTATTAATTGGATAAAGAGCTAA
- a CDS encoding RNA polymerase sigma factor, whose product MSQEELLVLIYKKDEKAFTHLYDMYSKSLFSVIHVLIKNREEAEDVLQDVFVKIWKNIDSYNESKGRFYTWILNIARNTSIDKLRSKNFNNSQKNLSSDNFVNLLDDSNKLTNKIDAIGIQEFVKKLKPKCIEIINLLFFKGYTQQEASEELALPLGTIKTQNRNCINDLRNYLKI is encoded by the coding sequence ATGAGTCAAGAAGAACTACTAGTTTTAATTTACAAAAAGGACGAAAAAGCTTTTACACATTTGTACGATATGTACTCTAAAAGTTTGTTTTCTGTCATTCATGTCCTAATCAAAAATCGAGAAGAAGCAGAAGATGTTCTCCAAGACGTCTTCGTAAAAATTTGGAAAAACATCGATTCTTACAATGAAAGTAAGGGACGATTTTACACCTGGATTCTTAATATTGCTCGAAATACTTCGATCGATAAGCTTCGTTCTAAAAACTTTAATAACAGTCAAAAAAACCTTTCCTCGGATAATTTCGTAAATCTGTTAGATGACAGTAATAAATTAACCAACAAAATTGATGCAATTGGTATTCAAGAGTTCGTTAAAAAACTGAAACCAAAATGTATTGAGATCATTAATTTATTATTCTTTAAAGGATATACCCAGCAAGAAGCTTCAGAAGAATTGGCACTGCCACTGGGAACTATAAAGACGCAAAACAGAAACTGTATTAACGATTTACGTAATTATTTAAAAATATAA
- a CDS encoding anti-sigma factor yields the protein MEAQEYIESGILELYVYGLLSEKENLEIAELAKKNPEVDQEIISIEKAVIALSSSFSPFHSVENFEKIKARLELKHGKVVDMKPASNWSQYVGWAAAVLLLLGLGYQTLELSKTKDAISTVGNEKNKIQREYAFLDQQNKQTEKNLNIVRDIKNTGVTLGGQAVSPTSFAKVYWNQQTKTTYIDAAGLPTPPKGMVYQVWSLKLSPVLTPTSIGLLDNFEGNTQKIFAVSQTDSAEAFGITLEPAGGSPTPTMEQLYTLGKV from the coding sequence ATGGAAGCACAAGAATATATAGAATCAGGAATTCTAGAGTTGTACGTTTACGGCTTATTAAGCGAAAAGGAAAACCTAGAAATAGCTGAATTAGCCAAAAAGAATCCTGAAGTAGATCAGGAAATTATTTCGATTGAAAAGGCTGTAATTGCTTTATCATCGAGCTTCTCTCCTTTCCATTCTGTGGAGAATTTTGAGAAGATTAAAGCACGTCTGGAGCTTAAACATGGAAAAGTAGTCGATATGAAACCAGCTTCAAACTGGTCTCAATATGTGGGCTGGGCTGCAGCAGTATTACTATTGTTAGGTTTAGGATATCAGACTTTGGAATTATCAAAAACCAAAGATGCTATTTCTACAGTTGGAAATGAGAAAAATAAAATTCAACGAGAATATGCTTTCTTAGACCAGCAGAATAAGCAGACAGAGAAAAACTTAAATATTGTTAGGGATATTAAAAATACTGGTGTTACTCTTGGCGGTCAGGCGGTTTCTCCAACTTCTTTTGCAAAAGTATACTGGAACCAGCAAACTAAAACGACTTATATCGATGCTGCTGGATTACCAACTCCACCAAAAGGCATGGTTTATCAGGTTTGGTCTTTAAAATTAAGTCCGGTTCTTACACCAACAAGTATCGGTTTATTGGATAATTTTGAAGGAAATACTCAAAAAATCTTTGCTGTAAGTCAGACGGATTCGGCAGAAGCTTTTGGAATCACTTTAGAGCCTGCTGGAGGAAGTCCAACTCCAACAATGGAACAACTTTATACTTTAGGAAAAGTTTAA